A genomic segment from Longimicrobium sp. encodes:
- a CDS encoding cytochrome c-type biogenesis protein: MRGRLMVLAIAAAALRAAAPVSAQDPAAVATARAAEEQLRSPVTPSHTLDMCPSPEASALRDTVMAEALAGRSVSQIVEGVIARRGEQMRILPKESGVGLWAWILPPSILVIGAGVVAMRLAQLKRGRRGIVPIAPATLSDGDRAQVEAALRRFERGEAAG; this comes from the coding sequence ATGCGTGGGAGACTGATGGTCCTCGCCATCGCCGCCGCCGCGCTCCGGGCGGCGGCGCCCGTTTCGGCCCAGGACCCCGCGGCCGTGGCCACCGCGCGCGCGGCCGAGGAGCAGCTGCGCTCGCCGGTGACGCCCTCGCACACGCTGGACATGTGCCCCAGCCCCGAGGCCTCGGCCCTCCGCGACACGGTGATGGCCGAGGCGCTGGCCGGGCGCTCCGTCTCGCAGATCGTGGAGGGCGTCATCGCCCGCCGCGGCGAGCAGATGCGCATCCTGCCGAAGGAGAGCGGCGTCGGGCTCTGGGCCTGGATCCTCCCGCCGTCCATCCTGGTCATCGGCGCGGGGGTGGTGGCGATGCGGCTGGCGCAGCTGAAGCGCGGACGGCGCGGGATCGTTCCCATCGCCCCCGCCACGCTGAGCGACGGCGACCGCGCGCAGGTGGAGGCCGCGCTCCGCCGCTTCGAGCGCGGGGAGGCGGCGGGATGA
- a CDS encoding cytochrome c maturation protein CcmE, with amino-acid sequence MKKQSRFVAGGVLLAGVVGYLMVTGMKDSMTYYLTPAELSARLVANPTFAEDAGVRVGGRVVPGSVSFDQKTLDLRFTMVDIATGRETFPVHYNGPLPDTFKEGRDVVVEGRYRKGGTFEAAQVLTKCGSRYEAAESDFKGKQS; translated from the coding sequence GTGAAAAAGCAGAGCAGATTTGTCGCGGGCGGCGTGCTGCTGGCCGGCGTGGTGGGTTATCTCATGGTCACCGGGATGAAGGACTCGATGACCTACTACCTGACGCCCGCCGAGCTCTCGGCGCGCCTCGTGGCCAACCCCACCTTCGCCGAAGACGCGGGGGTGCGGGTGGGCGGCCGCGTGGTGCCCGGAAGCGTGAGCTTCGACCAGAAGACGCTGGACCTGCGCTTCACCATGGTCGACATCGCCACCGGGCGCGAGACCTTTCCCGTCCACTACAACGGCCCGCTCCCCGACACCTTCAAGGAGGGGCGCGACGTGGTGGTCGAGGGGCGCTACCGCAAGGGCGGGACGTTCGAGGCCGCGCAGGTGCTGACCAAGTGCGGCTCGCGCTACGAGGCCGCCGAATCCGACTTCAAGGGCAAGCAGTCGTGA
- the sdaAA gene encoding L-serine ammonia-lyase, iron-sulfur-dependent, subunit alpha: protein MHKSIESLIRDAEESGRPLPQVVLATESAERGVPEADIRARIARTLQVMRGAIDEGLKGEVRSASGLTGGRARRLWENGPRLLGQRVTETLARAIATLEVNAAMGLIVAAPTAGAAGVLPAVLVSIDEFQHLGEEKLVDAMLVAGGVGGVIAQRASLAGAEGGCQAETGTAAAMGSAAVAWLSGGSHEQIATAVALTLQGMLGLICDPIGGLVEIPCIYRNASAAMQAIAGAEMALAGLDFPVTADEVIDVMGEVGRRMPSAYRETAMGGLAATPSARRLVQIRPTSRPSGISR, encoded by the coding sequence ATGCACAAGTCCATCGAGTCGCTGATCCGCGACGCGGAGGAAAGCGGCCGCCCGCTCCCGCAGGTCGTCCTGGCCACCGAGTCCGCCGAGCGCGGCGTGCCCGAGGCCGACATCCGCGCGCGCATCGCCCGCACGCTGCAGGTGATGCGCGGCGCGATCGACGAGGGGCTGAAGGGCGAGGTGCGCTCGGCCAGCGGCCTGACCGGCGGCCGCGCGCGGCGGCTGTGGGAGAACGGCCCGCGGCTCCTGGGCCAGCGCGTGACCGAGACGCTGGCGCGCGCCATCGCCACGCTGGAGGTGAACGCGGCGATGGGGTTGATCGTCGCCGCGCCGACCGCCGGCGCGGCGGGCGTCCTTCCCGCGGTCCTGGTCAGCATCGACGAGTTCCAGCACCTGGGCGAGGAGAAGCTGGTCGACGCCATGCTGGTGGCCGGCGGCGTGGGCGGCGTGATCGCCCAGCGCGCCTCGCTGGCCGGCGCGGAGGGCGGCTGCCAGGCCGAGACGGGAACGGCGGCGGCGATGGGATCGGCGGCGGTGGCGTGGCTGAGCGGCGGGTCGCACGAGCAGATCGCCACCGCGGTCGCGCTGACGCTGCAGGGGATGCTGGGATTGATCTGCGACCCCATCGGCGGGCTGGTGGAGATCCCCTGCATCTACCGCAACGCCTCGGCGGCCATGCAGGCGATCGCGGGGGCGGAGATGGCGCTCGCGGGGCTCGACTTCCCGGTGACCGCCGACGAGGTGATCGACGTGATGGGCGAGGTGGGCCGCCGCATGCCGAGCGCCTACCGCGAGACCGCGATGGGCGGCCTGGCCGCGACCCCCAGCGCCCGGCGGCTGGTGCAGATCCGCCCGACCTCGCGGCCGAGCGGGATCAGCCGGTAG
- the ccmA gene encoding heme ABC exporter ATP-binding protein CcmA, with protein sequence MTAPALEARALEKWYGPLPAVRGIEFTLARGEFLVVFGPNGAGKTTLLRMLCGAVRPTRGSVLVAGGDVGDEAARRRIGLLSHQTFLYPGLTAAENLDFYGRLYGLKGRREVVDAALDSVGLRERRDDRVRTFSRGMQQRLALARTLLHSPEVVLLDEPYTGLDPHAAAMLSAALERLRDGRTTVVLVTHNLSQGLEQADRVAVQVGGRWVSDEPRAAVDAAAFERLYTARVAAAV encoded by the coding sequence GTGACGGCGCCCGCGCTGGAGGCACGCGCGCTGGAGAAGTGGTACGGGCCGCTCCCCGCCGTCCGCGGGATCGAGTTCACGCTGGCCCGCGGCGAGTTCCTGGTCGTCTTCGGCCCCAACGGGGCGGGGAAGACCACGCTCCTGCGCATGCTCTGCGGCGCGGTGCGGCCCACCCGCGGCTCCGTCCTCGTCGCCGGGGGGGACGTGGGCGACGAGGCGGCGCGGCGCCGGATCGGCCTCCTCTCGCACCAGACCTTTCTCTACCCGGGGCTGACGGCGGCCGAGAACCTGGACTTCTACGGCCGGCTCTACGGGTTGAAGGGGCGGCGCGAGGTCGTGGACGCGGCGCTGGACTCCGTCGGATTGCGCGAGCGGCGGGACGACCGGGTGCGCACCTTCTCGCGCGGGATGCAGCAGCGGCTGGCGCTCGCGCGGACGCTCCTGCACAGCCCCGAGGTGGTGCTGCTGGACGAGCCGTACACCGGCCTGGACCCCCACGCCGCCGCCATGCTGAGCGCCGCGCTCGAGCGCCTGCGCGACGGCCGGACCACGGTGGTGCTGGTGACGCACAACCTGTCGCAGGGGCTGGAGCAGGCGGACCGCGTGGCCGTGCAGGTGGGCGGCCGCTGGGTGAGCGACGAGCCGCGCGCCGCGGTGGACGCCGCCGCCTTCGAGCGCCTGTACACCGCCCGCGTCGCGGCGGCGGTGTGA
- the sdaAB gene encoding L-serine ammonia-lyase, iron-sulfur-dependent subunit beta, with the protein MVGPSSSHTAGACRLGQMARSVAGGMPERAHIRLHGSFAATGEGHGTHRAIVGGLIGLPPDDLRLRNAYDEAEAAGLAWDFEDVELGDDAHPNTAIITTWLNGEETTLRGASLGGGRIEVTELDGFPVELGGDYHTLVIQAHDEPGTIAAVATVLAGHRVNLATMRVDRTGRHQDALMTIEADEPIADAAFDAIRGFPWVRWARMVPKIA; encoded by the coding sequence ATGGTGGGTCCCAGCTCATCGCACACCGCGGGCGCCTGCCGCCTGGGGCAGATGGCGCGCTCCGTGGCCGGCGGCATGCCCGAGCGCGCGCACATCCGGCTGCACGGCTCGTTCGCCGCCACCGGCGAGGGGCACGGGACGCACCGCGCCATCGTGGGCGGCCTGATCGGCCTGCCGCCCGACGACCTGCGCCTGCGCAACGCTTACGACGAGGCCGAGGCCGCGGGGCTGGCCTGGGACTTCGAGGACGTGGAGCTGGGCGACGACGCGCACCCCAACACCGCCATCATCACCACCTGGCTGAACGGCGAGGAGACCACGCTGCGCGGCGCGTCGCTGGGCGGCGGGCGCATCGAGGTGACGGAGCTGGACGGCTTCCCCGTGGAGCTGGGCGGCGACTACCACACGCTGGTGATCCAGGCGCACGACGAGCCGGGCACGATCGCTGCCGTGGCCACGGTGCTGGCCGGACACCGCGTGAACCTCGCGACCATGCGCGTGGACCGCACCGGCCGCCACCAGGACGCGCTGATGACCATCGAGGCCGACGAGCCCATCGCCGACGCCGCGTTCGACGCGATCCGCGGGTTCCCGTGGGTGCGGTGGGCCCGCATGGTTCCCAAGATCGCCTGA
- a CDS encoding c-type cytochrome, which produces MQGRTVRSPHRRAILFSIAALTLLGACSDGPDAPSEETLARGRDVFRNNTFGNERFWTDTLHMNQVIESAVDPVTALAVGLKVDADKLPPGILGQVDLHSPATTVALLKLDAVVGVKAQVDANNHITRMGVTCALCHSNVDNSVAPGIGRRMDGWANHDLDPGKILSLSPALKDPAVQAVLLSWGPGRYDARWNIDGRNGPVVIPPAYGLHDVALETYTGEGPISYWNRYVAVTQMHGQGSFRDERLHLDIQQSPDLVDPVLAVLRDYQHSLQAPAPPAGSFDAGAAARGRVVFEGKGRCSGCHSGSALTDAGARLHAPAETGMEPTWAERGTTGKYRTTPLRALWQHAPYFHDGSAPTLADVVGHYDTVLGLNLTAQERAELVEYLKSL; this is translated from the coding sequence ATGCAGGGCCGCACCGTCCGTTCGCCGCACCGAAGGGCCATTCTGTTTTCGATTGCCGCGCTCACGCTGCTGGGGGCGTGCAGCGACGGGCCCGACGCTCCGTCTGAGGAGACGCTCGCCCGCGGGCGCGACGTGTTCCGCAACAACACCTTCGGCAACGAGAGGTTCTGGACCGACACGCTGCACATGAACCAGGTGATCGAGTCCGCCGTGGACCCGGTCACCGCGCTGGCCGTGGGGCTGAAGGTGGACGCCGACAAGCTGCCGCCGGGGATCCTGGGGCAGGTGGACCTGCACAGCCCCGCGACCACGGTGGCGTTGCTGAAGCTGGACGCCGTGGTGGGCGTGAAGGCGCAGGTCGACGCGAACAACCACATCACGCGCATGGGGGTGACCTGCGCGCTCTGCCACTCGAACGTGGACAACTCGGTGGCGCCGGGGATCGGGCGGCGGATGGACGGGTGGGCGAACCACGACCTGGACCCGGGGAAGATCCTCTCCCTGTCGCCCGCGCTGAAGGACCCGGCGGTGCAGGCGGTGCTGCTCTCGTGGGGGCCCGGGCGCTACGACGCGCGCTGGAACATCGACGGTCGCAACGGGCCGGTGGTGATCCCGCCCGCGTACGGCCTGCACGACGTGGCGCTGGAGACGTACACCGGCGAGGGGCCCATCTCCTACTGGAACCGCTACGTGGCCGTCACGCAGATGCACGGGCAGGGCTCGTTCCGCGACGAACGCCTGCACCTGGACATCCAGCAGTCGCCCGACCTGGTGGACCCCGTGCTGGCGGTGCTGCGCGACTACCAGCACAGCCTGCAGGCGCCCGCGCCGCCGGCGGGGAGCTTCGACGCGGGGGCCGCGGCGCGCGGCAGGGTGGTGTTCGAGGGGAAGGGACGCTGCTCCGGCTGCCATTCGGGGAGCGCCCTCACCGACGCGGGCGCGCGGCTGCACGCCCCGGCCGAGACGGGGATGGAGCCCACGTGGGCCGAGCGCGGCACCACGGGGAAGTACCGCACCACGCCGCTGCGTGCCCTGTGGCAGCACGCGCCCTACTTCCACGACGGGAGCGCGCCCACCCTGGCCGACGTGGTGGGGCACTACGACACCGTCCTGGGGCTGAACCTGACCGCGCAGGAGCGGGCGGAGCTGGTCGAGTACCTGAAGTCGCTGTAG
- a CDS encoding YbjN domain-containing protein, translating to MVTRDDVESYLLRAGLDHEEISEGMWLVRAGAADAGVVIHLSPPLLVFRMKVMDLPAEEPRCAALFRRLLELNATDLVHAAYALEVGDVILTESLEVENLDFNEFQATIDSFQMALASHLEALSGFRDCAPAQA from the coding sequence ATGGTCACACGTGACGACGTGGAGAGCTACCTGCTGCGCGCAGGGCTCGACCACGAAGAGATCAGCGAGGGGATGTGGCTGGTGCGCGCCGGAGCGGCCGACGCCGGCGTGGTCATCCACCTGTCGCCGCCGCTGCTGGTGTTCCGCATGAAGGTGATGGACCTGCCCGCCGAGGAGCCGCGCTGCGCCGCGCTCTTCCGCCGCCTGCTGGAGCTGAACGCCACCGACCTGGTGCACGCGGCCTACGCGCTCGAGGTGGGCGACGTGATCCTCACCGAGTCGCTGGAGGTGGAGAACCTGGACTTCAACGAGTTCCAGGCCACGATCGACTCGTTCCAGATGGCGCTCGCCTCGCACCTGGAGGCGCTGTCGGGCTTCCGCGACTGCGCCCCGGCCCAGGCCTGA
- a CDS encoding cytochrome c biogenesis protein has protein sequence METTTRPESPALARLGPAGMDDSLAGTRRWAAGFGVVGMGLLLWGLWMVFFYAPTEAEMGIVQRIFYVHVPSAWTMFLAFGLVALCSAGYLWLRDPKLDAIAVSAAEIGLLFATLVLLTGPLWARVAWGAWWVWEPRLTLTLLLWFMGVAYFMLRGAAENPERGRRFSAILGIVAAVDIPLIHLSVQWWRSQHPKPVVMRPEGAQADPAILQTLFVCLFAFTFLFLSLLLIRYGMERLQQRVHALRAAPR, from the coding sequence ATGGAGACGACGACTCGGCCGGAATCGCCCGCGCTCGCCCGCCTTGGCCCGGCGGGGATGGACGATTCGCTCGCCGGAACGCGCCGCTGGGCGGCGGGGTTCGGCGTGGTGGGGATGGGGCTGCTGCTGTGGGGGCTGTGGATGGTGTTCTTCTACGCCCCCACCGAGGCGGAGATGGGCATCGTGCAGCGCATCTTCTACGTGCACGTGCCCAGCGCGTGGACCATGTTCCTGGCCTTCGGGCTGGTGGCGCTCTGCTCGGCCGGCTACCTGTGGCTGCGCGACCCCAAGCTCGACGCCATCGCCGTTTCGGCGGCGGAGATCGGGCTGCTGTTCGCCACGCTGGTGCTGCTCACCGGGCCGCTGTGGGCGCGGGTGGCGTGGGGCGCGTGGTGGGTGTGGGAGCCGCGGCTCACGCTCACGCTGCTGCTCTGGTTCATGGGCGTCGCCTACTTCATGCTCCGCGGCGCGGCCGAGAACCCCGAGCGCGGCAGGCGTTTCTCCGCGATCCTGGGGATCGTGGCGGCGGTCGACATCCCGCTGATCCACCTGAGCGTGCAGTGGTGGCGCTCGCAGCACCCCAAGCCGGTGGTGATGCGCCCCGAGGGCGCGCAGGCCGATCCGGCCATCCTGCAGACGCTTTTCGTCTGCCTGTTCGCCTTCACCTTCCTGTTCCTTTCGCTCCTGCTGATCCGCTACGGGATGGAGCGCCTGCAGCAGCGCGTGCACGCCCTGCGCGCCGCGCCCCGCTGA
- a CDS encoding zinc ribbon domain-containing protein: MTLVLLSALLATVVGVLVVRPVVARRTAILADAAPGSLLDAEARRRSTLAALKDLEYDFLGGKLDQADYLAQRDRLSYEALAAIRAAEAAQAAAGVGVVDGIVVAGESITHACGFVNPPASRFCAGCGKRLR; the protein is encoded by the coding sequence ATGACGCTGGTTCTCCTCTCCGCCCTGCTGGCGACGGTCGTCGGAGTCCTGGTCGTCCGCCCCGTGGTCGCGCGGCGGACGGCGATCCTGGCGGACGCGGCGCCGGGGTCGCTGCTGGACGCCGAGGCGCGGCGCCGGTCCACGCTGGCCGCGCTGAAGGACCTGGAGTACGACTTCCTGGGCGGAAAGCTGGACCAGGCCGACTACCTGGCCCAGCGCGACCGGCTGAGCTACGAGGCGCTGGCCGCCATCCGCGCGGCCGAGGCGGCGCAGGCCGCGGCCGGCGTGGGGGTGGTGGACGGGATCGTGGTCGCGGGCGAGAGCATCACCCACGCCTGCGGCTTCGTGAACCCGCCCGCCAGCCGCTTCTGCGCGGGCTGCGGAAAGCGCCTGCGGTGA
- a CDS encoding heme lyase CcmF/NrfE family subunit — protein MTQIGEVALWLALLVAGWGATLGFYGGRKGRGDLVLSAERSVYAVFGLLVTASIAIIAAFLRSEFRYKYVAGYSNRELGLFYKITGLWAGQTGSLVFWALLLSFFGSIVMLQNRRRNREFMPYVAGTVLTVLAFFMVVVVFASNPFQLMDFVPPDGRGLNPQLQNYWMTIHPPTLYLGFTCFTIPFAFAVSALLSGRLDTRWITTTRRWTLLAWFFLTCGIIFGMMWAYVELGWGGYWFWDPVENASLLPWLTGTAFLHSVMIQEKRGMLKMWNVLLVIGTFLLSIFATFLTRSGLIESVHSFAENTTIAYIFLGFLGSLILASAALVWWRRHAFAPENRLESFLSREAAFLVNNLAFVSVMFAVLWGTTFPLISEGIFGQKINVGPPFYNRVNVPLGLILLFLLGVGPVIAWRKATPRNLKRNFTLPLAAGLGVTGLMWTTGVSHPYALATFGLAAFSMTTIVVEFWKGTRARAKIEGENPFTAFVHLFERNRRRYGGYVVHAGFIVCFCGFAGKAFNAEKQVALKPGEAVSIRSPFGHTYTLTYQAMSWYPAQNMTKIVASVDVKKDGRPAGLMAPEKRAYKQRDEVTSEVGIRRVWNEDLYLILAGVDNAEGLMQGTNPRPVATFKVLVNPLVPWIWLGGFIMAMGTLVALWPAPEVVRATVPARKPQRAPAAEPELMGI, from the coding sequence GTGACGCAGATCGGCGAAGTCGCTCTCTGGCTGGCGCTGCTGGTGGCCGGCTGGGGGGCCACGCTGGGCTTCTACGGCGGACGCAAGGGCCGCGGCGACCTGGTGCTGAGCGCCGAGCGCTCGGTGTACGCCGTGTTCGGGCTGCTGGTGACGGCATCCATCGCCATCATCGCGGCCTTCCTGCGCAGCGAGTTCCGCTACAAGTACGTGGCGGGGTATTCCAACCGCGAGCTCGGCCTCTTCTACAAGATCACGGGGCTGTGGGCGGGGCAGACGGGGTCGCTGGTGTTCTGGGCGCTCCTGCTCTCGTTCTTCGGCTCCATCGTGATGCTGCAGAACCGCCGCCGCAACCGCGAGTTCATGCCGTACGTGGCGGGCACGGTGCTCACCGTGCTGGCCTTCTTCATGGTGGTGGTGGTCTTCGCCAGCAACCCGTTCCAGCTGATGGACTTCGTCCCGCCCGACGGGCGCGGGCTGAACCCGCAGCTGCAGAACTACTGGATGACCATCCATCCGCCCACGCTGTACCTGGGCTTCACCTGCTTCACCATCCCCTTCGCCTTCGCCGTTTCCGCGCTGCTCAGCGGACGGCTGGACACGCGCTGGATCACCACGACGCGGCGGTGGACGCTGCTCGCGTGGTTCTTCCTCACCTGCGGCATCATCTTCGGAATGATGTGGGCGTACGTGGAGCTGGGGTGGGGGGGATACTGGTTCTGGGACCCGGTGGAGAACGCGTCGCTCCTCCCCTGGCTCACGGGGACGGCGTTCCTGCACTCGGTGATGATCCAGGAGAAGCGGGGGATGCTGAAGATGTGGAACGTCCTGCTGGTGATCGGGACCTTCCTCCTCTCCATCTTCGCGACGTTCCTGACGCGCAGCGGGCTCATCGAGAGCGTGCACTCGTTCGCCGAGAACACCACGATCGCCTACATCTTCCTGGGCTTCCTGGGCTCCCTGATCCTGGCCAGCGCGGCGCTGGTCTGGTGGCGCCGCCACGCCTTCGCGCCCGAGAACCGGCTGGAGAGCTTCCTGTCGCGCGAGGCGGCGTTCCTGGTGAACAACCTGGCGTTCGTCTCGGTGATGTTCGCGGTGCTGTGGGGGACCACGTTCCCGCTCATCAGCGAGGGGATCTTCGGGCAGAAGATCAACGTGGGGCCGCCCTTCTACAACCGGGTGAACGTCCCGCTGGGCCTCATCCTCCTCTTCCTGCTGGGCGTGGGGCCGGTCATCGCCTGGCGCAAGGCCACGCCGCGCAACCTGAAGCGCAATTTCACCCTTCCGCTGGCCGCCGGCCTGGGCGTCACCGGGCTGATGTGGACCACGGGGGTGTCGCATCCCTACGCGCTGGCCACGTTCGGCCTCGCCGCGTTCAGCATGACCACGATCGTGGTGGAGTTCTGGAAGGGAACGCGGGCGCGGGCGAAGATCGAGGGCGAGAACCCCTTCACCGCCTTCGTGCACCTCTTCGAGCGCAACCGGCGCCGCTACGGCGGCTACGTGGTGCACGCCGGCTTCATCGTCTGCTTCTGCGGCTTCGCGGGAAAGGCGTTCAACGCCGAGAAGCAGGTGGCGCTGAAGCCGGGCGAGGCGGTGTCCATCCGCTCGCCTTTCGGGCACACGTACACGCTGACGTACCAGGCCATGAGCTGGTACCCGGCGCAGAACATGACCAAGATCGTCGCCTCCGTCGACGTGAAGAAGGACGGCCGCCCCGCCGGGCTGATGGCGCCCGAGAAGCGCGCCTACAAGCAGCGCGACGAGGTCACCTCCGAGGTCGGCATCCGGCGCGTGTGGAACGAGGACCTGTACCTGATCCTGGCCGGGGTCGACAATGCCGAGGGCCTCATGCAGGGGACGAACCCCCGCCCCGTGGCCACCTTCAAGGTGCTGGTGAACCCGCTGGTGCCCTGGATCTGGCTGGGCGGGTTCATCATGGCGATGGGCACGCTGGTGGCGCTCTGGCCCGCCCCGGAAGTCGTCCGGGCGACGGTGCCCGCGCGGAAGCCGCAGCGCGCGCCGGCCGCCGAGCCCGAGCTGATGGGGATCTGA
- a CDS encoding CcmD family protein translates to MRPIRFARAALAAALLALSPAPRLAAQDAPPAAASTQAPAPAEQPLGGPALSAEAGPPRTLRAYWHVFIAFALAWLLVFGYAISLGRRFRAIEREVDALRGAS, encoded by the coding sequence ATGCGCCCGATCCGATTCGCCCGCGCGGCGCTCGCCGCCGCCCTGCTCGCGCTCTCGCCCGCGCCGCGCCTGGCCGCGCAGGACGCGCCACCGGCCGCCGCTTCGACGCAGGCGCCCGCCCCCGCGGAGCAGCCGCTGGGCGGCCCCGCGCTCTCCGCCGAGGCGGGGCCGCCGCGGACGCTGCGCGCCTACTGGCACGTGTTCATCGCCTTCGCGCTGGCGTGGCTGCTGGTGTTCGGCTACGCCATTTCTCTGGGCCGCCGCTTCCGCGCGATCGAGCGCGAGGTCGACGCCCTGCGCGGCGCGTCGTGA
- a CDS encoding heme exporter protein CcmB, producing MPRPGGLVTEMAVAERAEPRVADDTASSEPAGASFLAQVWAVARKDLLLEARSRERVLSMGTFAVLVAVVFSFAVDPSIRARSIAGAMIWVTVLFAGTLGLGRSFALEKEADALTGVLLSPVDRGALFLGKWLANMAIVLAVEALIFPVFALFFTLSFQGSLPALAAVVVLATAGFMALGTLFGAVAAHTRLGETLIPILLLPLLTPVVIFACAATQRLLVGRPVSDVVSQLKMLGAFALIFLFVCTALFGAVVEE from the coding sequence ATGCCGCGGCCGGGGGGGCTCGTGACGGAGATGGCCGTCGCGGAGCGCGCCGAGCCCCGGGTGGCGGACGATACGGCATCTTCCGAACCCGCCGGCGCCTCGTTCCTGGCGCAGGTGTGGGCGGTGGCGCGGAAGGACCTGCTGCTGGAGGCACGCTCGCGCGAGCGGGTGCTGTCGATGGGGACCTTCGCCGTGCTCGTGGCCGTGGTCTTCAGCTTCGCGGTGGACCCCAGCATCCGCGCGCGCTCCATCGCCGGGGCCATGATCTGGGTGACGGTGCTGTTCGCGGGAACGCTGGGGCTGGGGCGCTCGTTCGCGCTGGAGAAGGAGGCCGACGCGCTGACCGGCGTCCTCCTCTCCCCCGTGGACCGCGGCGCGCTCTTCCTGGGGAAGTGGCTGGCGAACATGGCCATCGTGCTGGCCGTGGAGGCGCTGATCTTTCCCGTGTTCGCGCTCTTCTTCACCCTGAGCTTCCAGGGCTCGCTCCCGGCGCTCGCGGCGGTGGTGGTTCTGGCGACGGCGGGGTTCATGGCGCTGGGCACCCTTTTCGGCGCGGTGGCGGCGCACACGCGGCTGGGCGAGACGCTCATCCCCATCCTGCTGCTGCCCTTGCTGACGCCGGTGGTGATCTTCGCCTGCGCGGCCACGCAGCGCCTGCTGGTGGGCCGCCCGGTGAGCGACGTGGTGAGCCAGTTGAAGATGCTGGGCGCCTTCGCGCTGATCTTTTTGTTCGTGTGCACGGCCCTTTTCGGCGCCGTTGTGGAGGAGTAG
- the folE gene encoding GTP cyclohydrolase I FolE yields the protein MGMAIGTSAAARLEGTDDLRARRIFDVDAAREEMADLVRRQLELVGEDPERDGLLRTPERVARSLAALTSGYAMDVRDVVGQGVFEESHDAMVMVRDIEMYSLCEHHLLPFFGKVHVAYVPDGKIIGLSKLPRIVEVFARRLQVQERLTQQIADAIQEVLQPRGVGVVVEAAHLCMMMRGVEKQNSSTITSALRGVFRDDGRTRDEFLRLAHAPPGR from the coding sequence ATGGGAATGGCGATCGGCACATCCGCGGCGGCGCGGCTGGAGGGGACGGACGACCTGCGCGCGCGGCGCATCTTCGACGTGGACGCGGCGCGGGAGGAGATGGCGGACCTCGTGCGGCGCCAGCTGGAGCTGGTCGGCGAGGACCCGGAGCGCGACGGGCTGCTGCGCACGCCCGAGCGCGTGGCCAGGTCGCTGGCCGCGCTCACCAGCGGCTACGCGATGGACGTGCGCGACGTGGTGGGGCAGGGCGTGTTCGAGGAGTCGCACGACGCCATGGTGATGGTGCGCGACATCGAGATGTACTCGCTGTGCGAGCACCACCTGCTCCCCTTCTTCGGCAAGGTGCACGTGGCCTACGTGCCCGACGGCAAGATCATCGGCCTCAGCAAGCTGCCGCGCATCGTGGAGGTGTTCGCGCGCCGGCTGCAGGTGCAGGAGCGGCTGACGCAGCAGATCGCCGACGCCATCCAGGAGGTGCTGCAGCCGCGCGGCGTGGGTGTGGTGGTGGAGGCCGCGCACCTGTGCATGATGATGCGCGGCGTGGAGAAGCAGAACTCGTCGACCATCACCAGCGCGCTGCGCGGCGTGTTCCGCGACGACGGCCGCACGCGCGACGAGTTCCTGCGCCTGGCGCACGCGCCGCCGGGGCGCTGA